From a single Oncorhynchus tshawytscha isolate Ot180627B linkage group LG33, Otsh_v2.0, whole genome shotgun sequence genomic region:
- the layna gene encoding layilin has translation MYVAIVTVCVCACVGQRVCRVDRGRPCYKLAYFSDPGRRLSFLEAKLACRRDGGELLSVESPAEQRIIEQLVTELRPSDGDFWIGLRRNHGDTENIDDCPSQYYWTDGSLASFRNWHWDEPSCGYEVCVVMYHQPSAPPGLGGLYMFHWNDDNCDTKNNFICKYTAEKAPEPSPNTAHPALNIVYIVLPIIPLLMVLLIATAVFCFTLLSRRRKLTVSVCRRKRREQQTEVCPSDTRSCPNPAQPPDVYNVIRSQQEADLAGTRPHTKNTSFLGSSPDMSPGDYDNLGGLRDTESGFVTLASTESNFQLTSELYDLSLGRRKDDSDIYHNSLGRNGEVYNNSLGRHGNREVYSNSLGRHGNGETHDNSLGCHGNGGTYNNRLGLHGRVVKSSELYNTSHYRDSLYQTGLDRYGNPEQHERSLGRHGNDASVDCYGKEATVGYYGNEGSLGGKCYKEWLDSDSN, from the exons ATGTACGTAGCAATagtaacagtgtgtgtctgtgcgtgtgtaggCCAGCGTGTGTGTAGGGTGGATCGGGGCCGGCCCTGCTATAAACTGGCATATTTTTCTGACCCTGGACGGCGGCTCAGCTTCCTGGAGGCGAAGCTAGCGTGTCGCCGTGACGGAGGGGAGCTGCTGAGCGTTGAGTCACCGGCCGAGCAGCGAATCATAGAGCAGCTTGTCACTGAGCTCCGTCCCTCCGACGGAGACTTCTGGATTGGCCTACGTCGTAACCATGGTGACACGGAAAACATTGACGACTGTCCCTCACAGTACTACTGGACCGACGGGAGCCTCGCCTCCTTCAG gAACTGGCACTGGGACGAGCCGTCCTGTGGTTAcgaggtgtgtgtggtgatgtACCACCAACCGTCCGCCCCGCCCGGCCTCGGAGGACTCTACATGTTCCATTGGAACGATGACAACTGTGACACTAAGAACAATTTCATCTGCAAGTAcactgcag AGAAGGCTCCTGAACCCTCCCCCAACACTGCACACCCAG cTCTGAACATTGTTTACATAGTCCTGCCCATCATCCCGTTGTTGATGGTGTTACTAATAGCAACTGCGGTCTTCTGCTTCACGCTGCTGTCTCGACG gaggaagctcactgtctctgtgtgtaggagGAAGCGGCGTGAACAGCAGACAGAGGTGTGTCCTAGCGACACACGGTCCTGTCCAAACCCCGCCCAGCCGCCTGACGTCTACAACGTGATTCGCTCCCAGCAGGAGGCCGACCTGGCTGGAACACGCCCCCACACCAAGAACACTTCCTTCTTag GCTCCTCCCCCGACATGTCCCCTGGTGACTATGACAACCTGGGGGGTCTGCGAGACACGGAGAGTGGTTTCGTCACGCTGGCCAGCACAGAGAGCAACTTCCAGTTGACCTCTGAACTCTACGACCTTAGTCTAGGGCGACGCAAAGACGACTCAGACATTTACCACAACAGTCTGGGTCGCAACGGAGAGGTTTATAACAACAGTCTGGGTCGGCATGGTAACCGAGAGGTTTATAGCAACAGTCTGGGTCGTCATGGCAACGGAGAGACGCACGATAACAGTCTGGGTTGTCACGGCAACGGAGGGACGTACAACAACAGACTGGGTCTTCATGGCCGTGTGGTGAAGAGCAGTGAGCTGTACAACACTAGTCACTATAGAGACAGTCTTTACCAAACCGGCCTGGATCGCTATGGTAACCCTGAACAGCACGAGAGAAGCCTGGGTCGTCATGGGAACGATGCCAGTGTAGATTGCTATGGGAAGGAGGCCACTGTGGGTTACTATGGCAATGAGGGCAGTCTGGGTGGGAAGTGCTACAAAGAGTGGTTGGACAGTGACAGCAACTGA